Proteins from a genomic interval of Paenibacillus sp. FSL R5-0623:
- a CDS encoding UDP-N-acetylglucosamine 1-carboxyvinyltransferase, which translates to MEKLMISGGRPLQGTVTISGAKNSAIALIPAALLAESEVVLDNLPLLSDVAVYAEILEELGARVTWEGSQMKIDPSDIKSIPMPNGPVKKLRASYYMMGALLGRFKEATIGLPGGCNFEPRPIDQHIKGFEALGATVTNEHGSIHLHAKELRGAKIYLDVSSVGATINIMLAATRAKGSTIIENAAKEPEIIDVATLLNSMGASIKGAGTETIRIEGVSELKGCRHSIIPDRIQAGTYMIAAAATRGDVLIDNVIPKHLEALTAKLLEMGVGIEELDESIRVIGKPSYNHVDVKALVYPGFPTDLQSPMTSVLTQATGVSVLSDFVYSNRFKHVPELVRMGAKIRVEGRSAIIEGSALNAAKVKASDLRAGAALVIAGLTVSEGVTEVTGVEYIDRGYDHLVTNLRLLGADVWRETD; encoded by the coding sequence ATGGAAAAATTGATGATTAGTGGCGGACGTCCGTTACAGGGAACTGTAACTATAAGCGGCGCCAAGAACAGCGCCATTGCGCTTATTCCTGCAGCATTGCTTGCCGAGTCAGAAGTCGTGTTGGACAACCTGCCGCTTTTGAGTGACGTGGCGGTTTATGCAGAAATTTTGGAGGAACTCGGAGCACGTGTGACTTGGGAAGGCAGTCAGATGAAGATTGACCCTTCTGACATCAAATCCATTCCTATGCCGAATGGTCCTGTGAAGAAGCTTCGCGCTTCGTATTATATGATGGGTGCATTGCTAGGGCGTTTCAAAGAAGCGACCATAGGTTTACCAGGGGGCTGTAATTTTGAGCCTCGTCCAATTGATCAACATATCAAAGGTTTTGAAGCGCTTGGCGCAACCGTAACAAACGAACATGGCTCCATTCATTTGCATGCCAAAGAGCTGCGCGGAGCAAAAATCTATCTTGATGTAAGCAGTGTCGGCGCAACCATTAATATCATGCTGGCGGCTACTCGTGCCAAAGGCTCTACAATTATCGAAAACGCGGCTAAAGAGCCTGAGATTATAGATGTAGCAACACTTCTGAATTCCATGGGTGCCAGCATCAAGGGTGCAGGTACCGAAACGATCCGTATTGAAGGGGTCTCGGAGCTTAAAGGCTGCCGTCATTCCATCATTCCGGACCGTATCCAAGCAGGTACGTATATGATCGCTGCAGCGGCGACGCGCGGAGATGTTCTGATTGACAATGTGATTCCCAAACATCTGGAAGCTTTAACGGCAAAGCTGCTGGAAATGGGTGTTGGCATTGAGGAATTGGATGAAAGTATACGTGTCATTGGTAAACCAAGCTATAACCACGTTGACGTGAAGGCACTTGTATATCCTGGTTTTCCAACGGATCTACAGTCACCCATGACCAGTGTTTTAACACAGGCAACCGGTGTGAGTGTCCTGAGCGACTTTGTATACAGTAATCGTTTCAAGCACGTGCCAGAGCTGGTGCGGATGGGCGCTAAGATTCGGGTAGAAGGACGGTCAGCGATTATTGAAGGCAGTGCATTAAACGCAGCCAAAGTAAAAGCATCCGATCTTCGCGCTGGGGCAGCGCTGGTAATTGCAGGTCTCACTGTCAGTGAAGGTGTGACTGAAGTAACGGGGGTCGAATATATCGACCGCGGTTATGATCATCTGGTGACTAATCTGCGCCTGCTCGGTGCAGATGTATGGCGGGAAACTGATTAA
- the dnaX gene encoding DNA polymerase III subunit gamma/tau, whose amino-acid sequence MEHIALYRAWRPQSFQDMVGQQHIIQTLQNAIREQRTSHAYLFSGPRGTGKTSAAKILAKAVNCERGPAPEPCNECEACRRITTGAVMDVQEIDAASNRGVEEIRDLREKVKYAPTEVRQKVYIIDEVHMLTTEAFNALLKTLEEPPPHVMFILATTEPHRLPATIISRCQRFDFRRVSLEEQTARLTLICEQEGMEADQDALQYIARLSDGGMRDALSVLDQISSFTDGRVTYQQVMDMTGGIASEQFAKLAASLLKGDVGHILQMIEGFMHEGKSADKCMENLLYYFRDLLMIKMVPDADKLTDRVLNPESFRDMAESFTKEQLFHMIDTLNRYQSEMKYAVQPQTLFEVALLKLCSIPAQGEASVQVGASAHAAPADGGEINRLKQQLAELEKKLDRALKSGLSGGEGSSSAPSRPATRAPVSRGNSPAKLPAQLDQYVARKGAPEFAEISKKWSQILQRVKEERVTVHAWFVDGEPVSLLEDNVLVAFKNNIHRETTEKQANREVIERVLSEQLGRPARLVTMMLKDWTGAMEGASEAPKEDFKLEPEHEDGGSGNKQPWIDEAIQLFGEDLVVIKE is encoded by the coding sequence ATGGAGCATATCGCGTTATACCGGGCTTGGCGTCCCCAGTCGTTTCAAGATATGGTGGGGCAACAGCATATTATTCAGACCTTGCAGAACGCGATTCGTGAACAGCGGACTTCCCATGCCTACTTATTTAGCGGGCCCAGAGGAACGGGAAAGACAAGTGCCGCCAAGATTTTGGCCAAAGCTGTGAACTGCGAACGTGGGCCTGCGCCTGAACCTTGTAACGAGTGTGAAGCTTGCCGCAGAATTACGACTGGCGCTGTGATGGATGTGCAGGAGATTGATGCTGCATCCAATCGGGGCGTTGAGGAAATCCGTGATCTTCGGGAAAAGGTTAAATATGCGCCAACCGAGGTCCGGCAGAAAGTCTATATTATTGATGAAGTGCACATGCTGACAACGGAGGCATTCAATGCTTTGCTCAAAACATTGGAAGAGCCACCACCACATGTGATGTTTATTTTGGCAACAACGGAACCGCACCGCCTTCCGGCTACCATTATATCGCGCTGTCAGCGATTTGATTTTCGCCGGGTATCCCTGGAAGAACAGACAGCGAGACTTACACTGATCTGTGAACAGGAAGGCATGGAAGCTGACCAGGATGCGCTCCAATACATTGCCCGTTTATCGGACGGTGGAATGAGGGATGCACTTAGTGTGCTGGATCAGATCTCTTCATTTACGGATGGACGAGTAACGTACCAGCAGGTTATGGACATGACGGGTGGAATTGCTTCAGAGCAATTTGCCAAACTGGCTGCTTCGCTGCTCAAAGGTGATGTTGGTCATATTTTGCAGATGATTGAAGGTTTCATGCATGAAGGAAAGAGTGCAGACAAGTGCATGGAGAATTTACTGTATTATTTCCGTGATTTGCTTATGATTAAGATGGTACCTGATGCAGACAAACTGACGGACCGGGTACTTAATCCGGAGTCTTTCCGTGATATGGCGGAGTCATTCACCAAGGAACAACTGTTCCACATGATTGACACCCTTAATAGGTACCAGAGTGAAATGAAATATGCAGTACAACCACAGACATTATTTGAAGTTGCATTGCTTAAACTGTGTAGTATTCCAGCTCAAGGTGAGGCTTCTGTTCAGGTGGGAGCTTCAGCTCATGCAGCACCTGCTGATGGGGGAGAGATCAACCGCTTGAAGCAGCAGCTTGCTGAGTTGGAGAAGAAGTTGGATCGTGCACTGAAAAGTGGTTTGTCTGGTGGAGAAGGTTCATCGAGTGCTCCATCTCGCCCGGCAACAAGAGCGCCGGTATCGAGAGGCAATTCGCCTGCGAAGCTTCCTGCACAGTTGGATCAGTATGTTGCACGCAAGGGAGCCCCTGAGTTCGCAGAGATCAGCAAAAAATGGAGTCAGATCCTGCAACGAGTGAAGGAAGAGAGGGTTACCGTTCACGCCTGGTTTGTGGATGGTGAGCCGGTATCATTGCTTGAAGACAATGTGTTGGTTGCTTTTAAAAACAACATTCACCGTGAAACAACGGAGAAGCAGGCTAACCGCGAAGTCATTGAGCGAGTGTTGTCCGAACAGCTTGGGCGTCCTGCACGATTGGTGACGATGATGCTAAAAGATTGGACCGGAGCAATGGAGGGAGCTTCTGAAGCGCCAAAGGAGGACTTTAAGCTTGAACCTGAGCATGAAGACGGCGGTTCAGGCAACAAACAGCCTTGGATTGATGAAGCCATCCAGCTCTTTGGTGAGGACCTTGTAGTGATCAAAGAATAA
- the recR gene encoding recombination mediator RecR, translating into MYYPEPIAKLIDAFTRLPGVGPKTAARLAFHVLNMKEDDVIDFAKALVSVKRNLHYCSVCCNITDTDPCRICQDKSRDVSVICVVQDSKDLVAMERTKEFDGYYHVLQGAISPMEGIGPDDIRLKELLVRLSDERIKEIILATNPNIEGEATAMYISRLVRPFEISVTRIAHGLPVGGDLEYADEVTLSKALEGRREMR; encoded by the coding sequence TTGTATTATCCCGAACCGATAGCCAAGCTGATTGATGCCTTCACCCGGTTGCCGGGTGTGGGTCCCAAGACGGCAGCGCGTTTAGCTTTTCATGTGCTTAACATGAAGGAAGATGACGTTATCGATTTTGCCAAAGCACTCGTAAGTGTGAAGCGTAATCTTCATTACTGTTCTGTATGTTGTAATATCACTGATACGGACCCGTGTCGCATCTGTCAGGATAAGTCCAGGGATGTCTCTGTAATCTGTGTAGTTCAGGATTCGAAAGATCTGGTGGCCATGGAGCGCACCAAGGAATTCGATGGGTACTATCATGTGTTACAGGGCGCGATTTCACCTATGGAGGGGATTGGCCCAGACGATATTCGTTTGAAGGAACTCCTAGTTCGATTAAGTGATGAACGCATAAAAGAGATCATCTTGGCAACGAACCCCAACATTGAGGGTGAGGCTACAGCGATGTATATCTCCCGCTTGGTGCGTCCGTTTGAGATCAGTGTGACCCGGATTGCGCATGGATTGCCTGTAGGCGGTGATCTTGAGTATGCGGATGAAGTGACCCTTTCCAAAGCGTTGGAAGGGCGCAGGGAGATGCGTTAG
- the ugpC gene encoding sn-glycerol-3-phosphate ABC transporter ATP-binding protein UgpC, whose amino-acid sequence MAGVRLEHIFKKYPGSDKATVVDINLDIKDKEFLVLVGPSGCGKSTTLRMIAGLEEISEGKLYIGDRVVNDVAPKDRDIAMVFQSYALYPHMSVYQNMAFGLKLRKVKKDEIDKRVREAAKILDIEHLLERKPKALSGGQRQRVALGRAIVRDPQVFLMDEPLSNLDAKLRGQMRAEITKLAKRLETTVIYVTHDQIEAMTMGDRIVVMKDGIIQQAASPEELYNLPANLFVAGFIGSPTMNFISGKLAEQGTSMHFIAPGVDVEIPQGKAQVLKSRGYIGKEVILGVRPEDIHEEPVFLEASPNSVFSTHVDVTENLGHEMLLYLSGVGNDTTIARVDGRSNTRDGSTVKMAIDMNKVHIFDKETEVNVLLQDK is encoded by the coding sequence ATGGCTGGAGTACGTTTAGAGCATATTTTCAAAAAATACCCGGGTTCTGATAAAGCAACTGTAGTTGACATTAACCTGGACATTAAAGATAAAGAATTTCTGGTACTGGTAGGTCCGTCCGGTTGTGGTAAATCAACAACACTTCGTATGATCGCAGGCCTTGAGGAAATTTCTGAAGGTAAACTCTATATCGGTGACCGTGTCGTTAATGATGTTGCACCTAAAGACCGCGATATCGCGATGGTATTCCAATCCTATGCCTTGTATCCGCATATGAGCGTATATCAAAACATGGCGTTTGGTTTGAAATTGCGTAAGGTTAAAAAAGATGAGATCGACAAACGTGTACGTGAAGCAGCTAAAATCCTGGATATCGAACATTTGCTTGAGCGTAAACCTAAGGCATTGTCCGGTGGTCAACGTCAACGTGTCGCTTTGGGACGTGCGATTGTCCGTGACCCACAAGTGTTCTTGATGGATGAGCCTCTCTCCAACTTGGATGCCAAACTGCGTGGTCAAATGCGTGCAGAGATCACTAAACTTGCGAAACGTTTGGAAACAACTGTTATCTACGTAACGCATGACCAGATCGAAGCTATGACGATGGGTGATCGGATCGTTGTTATGAAGGATGGTATCATCCAACAAGCAGCTTCTCCGGAAGAGTTGTATAACCTGCCGGCTAACCTGTTCGTAGCTGGTTTCATCGGTTCCCCGACAATGAACTTTATCTCGGGTAAACTCGCTGAGCAGGGTACTAGCATGCATTTCATAGCTCCTGGTGTGGATGTTGAAATCCCGCAAGGTAAAGCACAAGTGTTGAAATCTAGAGGATACATTGGTAAAGAAGTGATTCTGGGTGTTCGTCCAGAAGACATTCACGAAGAGCCAGTATTCCTGGAAGCATCCCCGAACTCTGTATTCTCTACACACGTAGATGTTACAGAGAACCTGGGTCACGAAATGCTCCTCTACTTGAGCGGTGTTGGTAATGATACAACGATCGCACGTGTAGACGGACGTTCTAACACTCGTGATGGTTCCACAGTTAAAATGGCCATCGACATGAACAAAGTTCATATCTTTGACAAAGAGACTGAAGTGAACGTACTTCTTCAAGACAAATAA
- a CDS encoding radical SAM protein yields MYLVYADEKGNVFDHPSLYGLARSGDMIVEIMEDELIPLPEGATLVGLPSTRPIGMDPDTGEMLPMPTDTQAVGALLPQGFTRLCLPGYVKTDKEYKLPLFGYSAVVWKDGGFYVTAAKSDSPDQWNPLNCDRDDVRSGVKRLTEQYPENRLFTHLSNCALGYECLTSSNTFLNRWEGGVPVSYSCNAGCFGCISEQPDDSGFVSPQTRMNFRPRVDEIVEVMLEHLKTPESIISFGQGCEGEPSTQAKLIIEAIREVRSVTDMGYININTNAGLNDHIRGIVDAGLDLMRVSTISALDDHYNAYYKPRGYTLANVEKSMKYAAQQGVYTSINYLIFPGVTDREEEIEAMIEFARRTDLRLIQMRNLNIDPESYLELIPPAQGDILGMKQMIEIFEDELPDVVIGSYTHVPPAGMARPKRLITS; encoded by the coding sequence ATGTATTTAGTATACGCAGATGAAAAAGGTAATGTATTTGATCATCCTTCCCTGTACGGGCTTGCCCGCAGTGGAGATATGATCGTTGAGATTATGGAAGACGAACTCATCCCTTTGCCAGAGGGTGCAACGCTGGTTGGACTTCCGAGTACCCGGCCCATTGGTATGGACCCGGACACAGGTGAGATGTTGCCAATGCCAACGGACACACAGGCTGTAGGTGCGTTGCTTCCACAGGGATTCACTCGTTTGTGTCTCCCTGGTTATGTGAAGACGGATAAAGAGTATAAATTGCCGTTATTCGGCTATTCCGCAGTGGTTTGGAAAGATGGCGGTTTCTATGTCACGGCTGCGAAGTCGGATAGTCCTGACCAATGGAATCCTCTGAACTGTGATCGTGACGATGTGCGTTCCGGAGTTAAACGGTTGACGGAGCAATATCCCGAGAACCGTCTTTTTACCCATCTATCCAATTGTGCGCTTGGTTATGAATGCCTAACTTCATCGAACACGTTCCTGAATCGTTGGGAAGGTGGAGTGCCGGTATCCTATTCATGCAATGCGGGCTGTTTCGGGTGTATCTCCGAGCAACCGGATGATAGCGGCTTTGTTTCCCCGCAGACACGTATGAACTTCCGACCACGTGTGGATGAGATTGTGGAGGTTATGCTGGAACACCTGAAGACGCCGGAGTCCATCATTAGCTTTGGACAAGGTTGTGAAGGGGAGCCTTCCACGCAGGCCAAGCTGATTATTGAAGCGATTCGCGAAGTGCGTTCCGTAACGGACATGGGGTATATCAACATTAATACCAATGCCGGACTGAACGATCACATTAGAGGTATTGTAGATGCTGGGTTGGATCTGATGCGCGTAAGTACAATTAGCGCACTGGATGACCACTATAACGCCTACTATAAACCGCGTGGTTATACCTTAGCCAATGTTGAGAAATCGATGAAATATGCAGCGCAGCAGGGTGTATACACGTCCATTAACTACCTGATCTTCCCAGGCGTAACAGATCGTGAAGAAGAGATTGAGGCGATGATTGAGTTTGCGAGAAGAACCGATCTACGCTTGATTCAGATGCGTAATCTCAATATTGATCCAGAGAGCTATCTGGAATTAATTCCTCCTGCTCAAGGTGATATTTTGGGCATGAAGCAGATGATTGAGATTTTCGAAGACGAGCTGCCTGATGTTGTGATCGGATCGTATACCCATGTTCCACCCGCTGGAATGGCACGTCCAAAACGGTTGATTACCTCATAA
- the rpmE gene encoding 50S ribosomal protein L31: MKEAIHPNYTIGQVSCACGNTFETGSVKDGLRVEICSACHPFFTGKQKFIDAGGRVDRFKKKYGI, encoded by the coding sequence ATGAAAGAAGCAATTCATCCTAATTACACGATTGGTCAAGTATCTTGCGCTTGCGGGAATACTTTTGAGACAGGTTCGGTTAAAGACGGACTTCGTGTAGAGATTTGCTCCGCGTGCCACCCGTTCTTCACAGGTAAACAGAAGTTTATCGATGCTGGCGGCCGTGTTGATCGTTTCAAGAAGAAATACGGAATCTAA
- the fba gene encoding class II fructose-1,6-bisphosphate aldolase: protein MPLVSMTDMLNKALEGKYAVGQYNINNLEWTQAILGAAEEEKSPVILGVSEGAARHIGGFYTVVKMVEGLIHDMKITVPVAIHLDHGSSFDKCKEAIDAGFTSVMIDGSHHSIDENIEMTKKVVEYAHAKGVSVEAEVGTVGGQEDDVIGGIMYADLNECIRIVKETGIDTLAPALGSVHGPYHGEPNLGFKEMEEVRDAVQVPLVLHGGTGIPKHDIDKAISLGTSKINVNTENQIAFARVVREVLAAKPDAYDPRTFIVPGREAIKETVKGKIREFGSNNKA from the coding sequence ATGCCATTAGTATCTATGACAGACATGTTGAACAAAGCACTTGAAGGAAAATATGCAGTTGGTCAATACAACATCAATAACCTTGAGTGGACTCAAGCGATTCTTGGTGCTGCTGAAGAAGAGAAATCCCCAGTAATCTTGGGTGTATCCGAAGGCGCAGCACGTCACATTGGTGGCTTCTACACTGTAGTTAAAATGGTAGAAGGACTCATTCACGACATGAAAATCACCGTTCCAGTTGCAATTCACCTGGACCACGGTTCAAGCTTCGACAAGTGTAAAGAAGCGATCGATGCTGGATTCACATCCGTTATGATCGACGGTTCCCACCACTCTATCGATGAGAACATCGAAATGACTAAAAAAGTTGTTGAATATGCACATGCTAAAGGCGTTTCTGTAGAAGCTGAAGTAGGTACTGTAGGCGGACAAGAAGACGACGTTATCGGCGGCATCATGTACGCTGACCTGAACGAGTGTATCCGTATCGTTAAAGAAACAGGTATTGATACATTGGCACCAGCTCTTGGTTCCGTACACGGTCCTTACCATGGCGAGCCTAACCTGGGCTTCAAAGAAATGGAAGAAGTTCGTGACGCGGTACAAGTTCCACTCGTATTGCACGGTGGTACAGGTATTCCTAAACACGACATCGACAAAGCCATTTCCCTGGGTACATCCAAAATCAACGTAAACACAGAGAACCAAATTGCTTTTGCAAGAGTGGTTCGTGAAGTGCTTGCAGCTAAACCAGATGCTTACGATCCACGTACATTCATCGTACCAGGCCGTGAAGCAATCAAAGAAACCGTTAAAGGTAAAATCCGCGAGTTTGGTTCTAACAACAAAGCGTAA
- a CDS encoding DUF2508 family protein, which produces MFLWRNTRNSVEKHNRMLKELEADQIYADIQMAKQEWERAMRQFEDAQGQDEIDYAIYVLEAAERKYQIHLRRAKRARANDDVTSQRGISM; this is translated from the coding sequence ATGTTTTTGTGGAGAAATACACGGAACTCGGTAGAGAAACACAACAGAATGTTGAAGGAACTTGAGGCGGATCAGATCTATGCAGATATTCAGATGGCTAAGCAGGAATGGGAACGGGCTATGAGACAGTTTGAAGATGCGCAGGGGCAGGATGAGATTGATTATGCCATTTATGTATTGGAGGCAGCTGAGCGGAAATACCAGATCCACTTGAGAAGAGCGAAGCGAGCCAGAGCTAATGATGATGTTACATCACAGCGAGGGATTAGTATGTAG
- a CDS encoding YbaB/EbfC family nucleoid-associated protein, with amino-acid sequence MNNMNQMMKQVKKMQEQMLKAQEELADKTVQGTSGGGVVTAEVNGHKKLLAITIKPEAVDPEDVEMLQDLVMTAVNDAMAKADEIANKDMGKFTGGMNIPGLF; translated from the coding sequence ATGAACAACATGAACCAAATGATGAAACAAGTGAAGAAAATGCAGGAGCAAATGCTGAAAGCGCAAGAGGAACTGGCGGACAAAACAGTCCAAGGTACTTCTGGTGGCGGTGTAGTGACGGCTGAAGTTAACGGACATAAGAAATTGCTTGCTATCACGATCAAACCTGAAGCGGTAGATCCGGAAGATGTTGAAATGTTGCAGGATCTCGTTATGACAGCTGTTAATGATGCAATGGCCAAAGCCGATGAGATTGCCAACAAGGATATGGGCAAGTTTACAGGCGGCATGAATATTCCGGGATTATTTTAA
- the rho gene encoding transcription termination factor Rho, whose amino-acid sequence MDLQISDLEEMKLTDLYKLAKKYQIPYYGTLKKKELIFAILRAQAEQSGLMFMQGVLEILPEGYGFLRPINYLPSTEDIYISASQIRKFDLRTGDLVSGKCRTPKENERYFGLLQVNAVNGENPSAAAERLHFPALTPLYPQKKLVLETSPNHLSTRIMDVLAPVGLGQRGLIVAPPKAGKTLLLKEIANSISTNNPEIELFVLLIDERPEEVTDMSRSVKGEVVASTFDELPENHIKVAELVLERALRLVEAKKDVVILLDSITRLARAYNLVIPPSGRTLSGGIDPAAFHRPKRFFGSARNVEEGGSLTILATALIDTGSRMDDVIYEEFKGTGNMELHLDRRLAERRIFPAIDIRRSGTRREEVLLSKEELDTIWAIRKNMNDSHDFVEGFLKKLRNSKTNAEFLAAFDSAGNSPTSNSGTTTTRRSPRQTATSGTST is encoded by the coding sequence ATGGATCTACAAATTTCCGATTTGGAAGAAATGAAACTAACGGACCTCTACAAACTGGCCAAAAAATATCAGATACCTTACTATGGTACGTTAAAAAAGAAAGAATTAATCTTTGCTATACTACGTGCACAAGCTGAACAAAGTGGCCTGATGTTCATGCAAGGCGTACTCGAGATTTTACCTGAAGGTTACGGATTCTTAAGACCTATCAACTACTTGCCAAGTACAGAAGACATCTACATCTCAGCTTCTCAGATTCGCAAGTTTGACCTCAGAACAGGTGACCTCGTATCAGGTAAGTGTAGAACGCCTAAGGAAAATGAGAGATACTTCGGTTTGTTGCAAGTCAACGCTGTAAATGGTGAGAATCCATCGGCGGCTGCAGAGCGACTTCACTTCCCGGCACTAACTCCACTGTATCCGCAGAAAAAACTGGTTCTCGAAACATCCCCCAACCATTTGTCCACACGCATTATGGATGTGCTTGCCCCGGTAGGATTGGGACAGCGCGGATTGATCGTAGCACCTCCCAAAGCGGGTAAAACGCTTCTCCTCAAAGAAATTGCCAACAGCATCTCAACTAACAATCCAGAAATTGAACTGTTTGTCCTGTTGATTGACGAACGTCCAGAGGAAGTAACGGATATGTCGCGTTCGGTAAAAGGGGAAGTTGTGGCTTCAACATTTGATGAGCTGCCTGAGAATCATATTAAGGTGGCGGAATTGGTGCTTGAACGTGCGCTTCGTCTGGTTGAGGCCAAAAAGGATGTTGTTATCCTGCTGGATAGCATTACACGTCTTGCCCGTGCATATAATCTGGTTATTCCACCATCTGGTCGTACACTTAGTGGTGGTATTGATCCAGCTGCATTCCATCGTCCGAAACGTTTCTTCGGTTCTGCACGGAACGTGGAAGAAGGTGGAAGCCTGACTATTCTGGCAACTGCCTTAATTGATACCGGATCACGTATGGATGACGTCATTTATGAAGAATTTAAGGGTACAGGTAATATGGAGCTTCATCTGGACCGTCGTTTGGCAGAGCGCCGCATATTCCCGGCAATCGACATTCGTCGTTCCGGTACACGTCGTGAAGAAGTGTTGCTTAGCAAGGAAGAGTTGGATACAATCTGGGCGATTCGTAAAAACATGAATGATTCCCATGACTTTGTTGAAGGATTCCTGAAAAAACTTCGTAACAGCAAGACAAATGCAGAGTTTTTGGCGGCATTTGATTCGGCGGGTAATAGCCCAACAAGCAATTCGGGGACAACCACAACCCGTCGCTCACCTAGACAGACAGCAACGTCAGGTACATCGACGTAA
- a CDS encoding helix-turn-helix domain-containing protein: MKLIPDLKQQIEVIIGTTLDEYEITIEEWMQSVANLVGRHENSETFGDEGEYQELSDQSAYPSSSDVISLNTGERIFFKVRMNEKEETVVCWGCAARSITLETRQLIELVIRTNTALPDEVQPVVYENDREQYLTELGLWLKEQIEEPTKQKSEAVPDRYVVAAELNTEKILFLLQGDTPDAHRLRSKELNKLLESYFGEEIVLIPLGEQEWIFMGDKEIVTEEAEEDTTEAKKDSLNAFCLGLHELVASEWAGVFHLSASLPCIPAQQLVSVTTLLKESVHLGRAFHVTQHIHLPWDLHLERLVASIPDEQRTRFIQETGKDTLIFNDSETLATLETFFSLDCNVSETAKRLFIHRNTLVYRLDKIKQEIGYDVRHFESAVLVQFLLLMYKVTKKH; the protein is encoded by the coding sequence ATGAAGCTCATACCTGATCTAAAACAGCAAATTGAAGTCATTATTGGCACAACTTTGGACGAATATGAAATTACAATAGAAGAATGGATGCAGTCCGTTGCGAATCTGGTTGGTCGACATGAAAATTCAGAGACCTTTGGTGATGAGGGTGAGTATCAGGAGTTATCTGATCAATCTGCATATCCAAGTTCATCCGATGTGATCAGTCTGAATACGGGAGAGCGTATATTTTTTAAGGTTCGGATGAATGAGAAAGAAGAGACCGTTGTGTGTTGGGGATGCGCTGCAAGATCTATTACCTTGGAAACACGACAATTGATCGAGCTTGTGATCCGTACTAACACGGCTCTACCCGATGAGGTACAACCTGTTGTATATGAGAATGATAGGGAGCAGTATTTGACTGAATTGGGTCTCTGGCTTAAAGAGCAGATCGAAGAACCAACCAAGCAGAAATCTGAAGCGGTCCCTGATCGCTATGTAGTGGCAGCAGAGTTGAATACGGAGAAGATTCTCTTCTTACTGCAAGGAGATACACCGGATGCCCATCGTTTACGATCCAAGGAGCTCAACAAGTTGCTTGAGAGTTACTTTGGCGAGGAGATTGTCTTGATTCCTTTGGGGGAGCAAGAGTGGATATTCATGGGTGATAAAGAAATTGTTACAGAAGAAGCCGAGGAAGATACAACGGAAGCCAAAAAGGATTCACTGAACGCTTTTTGTCTGGGGTTGCATGAATTGGTTGCCAGTGAGTGGGCTGGGGTGTTCCATCTGTCTGCATCTCTGCCATGCATTCCTGCGCAACAACTTGTATCGGTCACAACTCTTCTTAAAGAAAGTGTTCACTTGGGGAGAGCATTCCATGTTACGCAGCATATTCATCTCCCATGGGATCTTCACCTGGAGCGGTTGGTTGCGAGCATTCCAGATGAGCAACGTACACGTTTTATACAGGAAACAGGCAAAGACACGTTAATCTTCAATGACAGTGAGACACTTGCTACGCTGGAGACTTTTTTTAGTCTGGATTGTAATGTTAGCGAGACAGCGAAACGACTTTTCATCCATCGTAATACGTTGGTATACCGTCTGGATAAGATCAAACAGGAGATTGGCTATGATGTGAGGCACTTCGAAAGTGCTGTTCTAGTGCAGTTTTTACTACTAATGTACAAAGTGACGAAAAAGCATTGA
- a CDS encoding pro-sigmaK processing inhibitor BofA family protein — protein MKSIILGSVLIISLLGLIVVLFRKRIGLSFFTSFGIHLVLAAVGIYIVNYSGWITGTYIPLNPATIGTVTVLGLPGVGLLLGLKISLFG, from the coding sequence ATGAAGAGTATCATACTTGGAAGTGTGTTGATTATATCATTACTGGGGCTTATCGTTGTTTTATTCAGAAAGCGGATAGGGTTATCGTTTTTCACATCATTCGGAATTCACCTGGTGCTGGCTGCAGTAGGGATATATATCGTGAATTATTCCGGCTGGATTACAGGAACCTACATCCCGCTGAACCCTGCGACGATAGGGACTGTAACTGTTTTGGGATTGCCAGGTGTGGGGCTATTATTAGGGTTGAAAATTTCTTTGTTCGGATAG